In Janthinobacterium sp. B9-8, the genomic stretch TTACTTTGCGGGCGGCGTATCACGCTGCAGGGGCGGGGATTGCTGCGGTGGATGCGGTGATGCAGGGCAAAGCCGCTAATGCTTTTTGCGGGGTGCGCCCGCCGGGCCACCATGCAGAAAAAAACAATGCTATGGGTTTTTGTTTTTTTAATAATGTGGCCGTCGCAGCGCGGCATGCGATCGAGCAATACGGATTGGAAAGAGTGGTGATTGTTGATTTTGATGTTCACCACGGTAATGGCACCGAAGATATTTTTTGCGAAGACCCTCGTGTGATGATGGTGAGTTTTTTTCAGCATCCTTTTTTTCCTTATTCGGGCGATATCCCACGCGGCGCGAATATGCGTAATTTTCCTATGCCGCGCGGTACTACTGGCGCGCAGTTCCGTGACCTGGTGATTGAGCAGTGGTTGCCGGTATTAAATGAATTTGCGCCGCAGTTTGTTTTTATCTCGGCGGGATTTGATGCTCATTTAGAAGACGAAATGTCGACGATGGGTTTGGTCGAGGCTGATTATGCATGGGTGACTAAACAGCTGATGCAGATCGCCGATCAGTATGCCGAGGGCCGGATTGTATCGTTTTTAGAAGGCGGCTACGATCTTTCGGCCTTGGGGCGGAGTGTGGCGGCGCATATCAAGGCCTTGTCTGATTAGGCAGGCATCTGACATTTATTAAATCTTGCGACCATCTGACAAGCTTCTGTGCCTTACCTTTGCTATAAATGCCACTGGGATGACAATAAGTGAGCAGGGCGATGCGGGGCATTTTTTTACTTCTGCTGTTTAGTGTGCTTGCTGCCTGCGGTGGTGGTGCAAGTGATGTAACAAGTGGTGCGGCAAGCGCCGTTGCGGTGGCCAGCGGTGCGGCCCAGCTTTCGCTTACTTTGCAGAATGAGGCTGGGCAGGTTTCTACTACGGTTTATGCCAACTCGATTGCTCCGCTTATTGTGCATTTAAGTGATGCAAAAGGTTTGCCGCTGAGTAATCGAGTGGTCAAGCTGGGCGTTACCACTTCTTCCCTCGGTAAAATTAGCCCTGATACAGTGCTGACCGACGCCTCCGGGCGGGCGCAGTCGCAGCTGATCACTAATGACAGCACAGGGGCTGATGCCATCAATGCCAGTATTGAGATTGAGGGTAAATCGTATAGCACCGCTTTTAATTACAGCGTCAGATCGCTTAATTTTGCCCTGAGTGCCTTAAAGCTGGATTTAACGACGTTGTCTGCGGGAGGAAGCGCGGGGGTGTCGCTTACGCTGAGTAATAGCGAAACAGGGCAGGCATTAGAAATGCCGGTGAGTGTGAGCTTTAGCTCGCCCTGCGCTGAGGCGGGCAAAGCACTGCTGTCTTCCCCTGTTCTGGCGATTATTAATACGGTCAATGGAGTCAAAACCGCTACGGCGTCAACGACTTATCAGGATAAATCTTGCGCTGGATCTGATGAAATTACCGCCACGGCCACCTTGGGCGGGGTGAGCCGTTCAACAAAAGCCAGCTTAAGCGTGCTTGCCGCAGCAGCAGGCAATATTGAATTTGTAAGTGCGGTTCCTGATCTGATTTCTTTGCCCGGCATAGGCGGCAATACCAGTGCGGTGCTGCTGTTTAAAGTGAAAGATCTGCAAGGCGCAGCGCTGGGCGGGCAGTGGGTTGATTTTGCTTTGAATACCAATGTTGGTGGGATTTCTTTGGTGCAAAGTGCGGGCCAGAGCCAGCCCGGCACAGGGCTCGTGCAGGCGGTGGTGAATGCGGGCTCAGTCAGCACGGTGGTACGGGTAACCGCAACGCTACGCGGCACATCGCCCCTGATTAGTAGCCAGTCTAATGCGTTAACGATTTCTACGGGTTTGCCGCATCAAAATGGCTTTAGCCTATCGGCAGATGTGTCTAATCCCGAGTTTTATAGTGTGGATGGCAATAGCATTGTATTAACTGCTCGGGCATCAGATCGCTTTGGTAATCCGGTGCCCGATGGCTCTGCTGTCAGTTTTATGACCGAGAGCGGTATCGGAACCATCACACCACGTTGCACGATGGTGAGCGGGGCTTGCAGTGTGACGCTGCTGAGCTCAGGCAATCGGCAGAAGCTGGTCGGAGCAGGGCGGATGACGGTGCTGGCGCAAATGGTGGGTGAGGAAAGTTTTAATGATCTCAATGGCAATGGTGTATTTGATACAGGAGAGAGCTGGTCGGATCAGGGAGAGGCCTTTTTAAATGCCGATGAAACCGCCCATGCCGCGCCGCTGGCCTTGCTGGCGGTGGATGGCAGTGCGTATGTTGAGCCCTTTGTCGATTTTAACGGTGATGGGGTATACAACGCGCCGGATGGGCAATACAACGGTGTGCTGCGTGCTGCAAGCATCCCTGCTTCTGTGGCCAAAACAATCAATGTATCGAGCCGTGGTCTGATCGTCTGGTCGGGCAGTTCCCTAGGTAGCAATGTGCTGACTTACCCCATGAGCCCCAGCAAATTATGTGCGGCGGGTAGCCTGATCAGCCAGTTTGCCTTTGCAACAAGAGATGGCAATGGCAATGTGCTGCCGGCTAAAACGCAGGTTGACTTAGAAATCACACAAACTGTGCTGGTGGATATCTTGGGCAATGCCATTAATAATCCCGCGCAATTATCCGGGCTGACAAGCTTTGCAATCCCAAGCACGATAGTCGCTTCACAGTTTAATGGCACGGTATCTGCCGTGGCCTGCCCGATTCCGGCTGATGCGCAGCTGGTAGTAAAAGTGAAGTTTCCAAGCGGGGTGGAAACCTCACAAAGCGTGCCGTTGAACTGAGTGCCCCAATAAAAAAGGCCATGTCGATCAACATGGCCTTTAAGTGTTTAC encodes the following:
- a CDS encoding histone deacetylase family protein; amino-acid sequence: MHNMGKGHPECAERLEAIKDRLMAAGIWDFLLHMDAPAATREQLARVHGMAYLDRLAMISPTHGFVHADPDTAMNPFTLRAAYHAAGAGIAAVDAVMQGKAANAFCGVRPPGHHAEKNNAMGFCFFNNVAVAARHAIEQYGLERVVIVDFDVHHGNGTEDIFCEDPRVMMVSFFQHPFFPYSGDIPRGANMRNFPMPRGTTGAQFRDLVIEQWLPVLNEFAPQFVFISAGFDAHLEDEMSTMGLVEADYAWVTKQLMQIADQYAEGRIVSFLEGGYDLSALGRSVAAHIKALSD